The following proteins are encoded in a genomic region of Enoplosus armatus isolate fEnoArm2 chromosome 11, fEnoArm2.hap1, whole genome shotgun sequence:
- the LOC139292186 gene encoding gamma-crystallin M3-like, producing MTTTDMSMGKIIFYEDRNFQGRSYECMSDCADMSSYLSRCHSCRVESGCFMVYDRPNYMGNQYFMRRGEYADYMSMMGWSGGIRSCRMIPMHRGQFRMRIYERENFGGQMHELMDDCDNIQDRYRMSDCQSCNVMDGHWLMYEQAHYRGRMMYMRPGEYRSFREMGMSGMRFMSMKRIMDMC from the exons ATGACCACCACTGACATGAGCATGGGCAAG ATCATCTTCTACGAGGACAGGAACTTCCAGGGTCGCTCCTATGAGTGCATGAGCGACTGCGCCGACATGTCCTCCTACCTGAGCAGGTGCCACTCCTGCAGGGTGGAGAGCGGCTGCTTCATGGTCTACGACCGTCCCAACTACATGGGAAACCAGTACTTCATGAGGAGGGGCGAGTACGCTGACTACATGAGCATGATGGGATGGAGTGGTGGCATCAGGTCTTGCCGTATGATCCCCATG cacagaggcCAGTTCAGGATGAGGATCTACGAGAGGGAGAACTTCGGTGGTCAGATGCATGAGCTGATGGATGACTGCGACAACATCCAGGACCGCTACCGCATGTCCGACTGCCAGTCCTGCAACGTGATGGACGGCCACTGGCTGATGTACGAGCAGGCCCACTACAGAGGCAGGATGATGTACATGAGGCCCGGAGAGTACAGGAGCTTCAGGGAGATGGGCATGAGTGGCATGAGGTTCATGAGCATGAAGCGTATCATGGACATGTGCTAG
- the LOC139292273 gene encoding gamma-crystallin M3-like isoform X2, with amino-acid sequence MTPSEIKSLIIFYEDRNFQGRSYECMSDCSDMTSYLSRCHSCRVESGCFMVYDRPNYMGNQYFMRRGEYADYMSMMGMRDCIRSCRMIPMHRGQFRMKIYERENFGGQMHELMDDCDNIQDRYRMSDCQSCNVMDGHWLMYEQANYRGRMMYMRPGEYRSFREMGMSGMRFMSMRRIMDSC; translated from the exons ATGACTCCAAGTGAAATAAAATCCTTA atCATCTTCTACGAGGACAGGAACTTCCAGGGTCGCTCCTATGAGTGCATGAGCGACTGCTCTGACATGACCTCCTACCTGAGCAGGTGCCACTCCTGCAGGGTGGAGAGCGGCTGCTTCATGGTCTACGACCGTCCCAACTACATGGGAAACCAGTACTTCATGAGGAGGGGCGAGTACGCTGACTACATGAGCATGATGGGAATGAGAGACTGCATCAGGTCTTGCCGTATGATCCCCATG CACAGAGGCCAGTTCAGGATGAAGATCTACGAGAGGGAGAACTTCGGTGGTCAGATGCATGAGCTGATGGACGACTGCGACAACATCCAGGACCGCTACCGCATGTCCGACTGCCAGTCCTGCAACGTGATGGACGGCCACTGGCTGATGTACGAGCAGGCCAACTACAGAGGCAGGATGATGTACATGAGGCCCGGAGAGTACAGGAGCTTCAGGGAGATGGGCATGAGTGGCATGAGGTTCATGAGCATGAGGCGTATCATGGACTCTTGCTAA
- the LOC139292273 gene encoding gamma-crystallin M3-like isoform X1 has protein sequence MSNTGMSMRGKIIFYEDRNFQGRSYECMSDCSDMTSYLSRCHSCRVESGCFMVYDRPNYMGNQYFMRRGEYADYMSMMGMRDCIRSCRMIPMHRGQFRMKIYERENFGGQMHELMDDCDNIQDRYRMSDCQSCNVMDGHWLMYEQANYRGRMMYMRPGEYRSFREMGMSGMRFMSMRRIMDSC, from the exons ATGAGCAACACCGGCATGAGCATGAGGGGCAAG atCATCTTCTACGAGGACAGGAACTTCCAGGGTCGCTCCTATGAGTGCATGAGCGACTGCTCTGACATGACCTCCTACCTGAGCAGGTGCCACTCCTGCAGGGTGGAGAGCGGCTGCTTCATGGTCTACGACCGTCCCAACTACATGGGAAACCAGTACTTCATGAGGAGGGGCGAGTACGCTGACTACATGAGCATGATGGGAATGAGAGACTGCATCAGGTCTTGCCGTATGATCCCCATG CACAGAGGCCAGTTCAGGATGAAGATCTACGAGAGGGAGAACTTCGGTGGTCAGATGCATGAGCTGATGGACGACTGCGACAACATCCAGGACCGCTACCGCATGTCCGACTGCCAGTCCTGCAACGTGATGGACGGCCACTGGCTGATGTACGAGCAGGCCAACTACAGAGGCAGGATGATGTACATGAGGCCCGGAGAGTACAGGAGCTTCAGGGAGATGGGCATGAGTGGCATGAGGTTCATGAGCATGAGGCGTATCATGGACTCTTGCTAA
- the LOC139292274 gene encoding gamma-crystallin M3-like: MTMGKIIFYEDRNFQGRSYECMSDCSDMSSYLSRCHSCRVESGCFMVYDRPNYMGNQYFMRRGEYADYMSMMGMRDCIRSCRMIPMHRGQFRMRIYERENFGGQMHELMDDCDNIQDRYRMSDCQSCNVMDGHWLMYEQANYRGRMMYMRPGEYRSFRDMGMSGTRFMSMRRIMDM, translated from the exons ATGACCATGGGCAAG ATCATCTTCTACGAGGACAGGAATTTCCAGGGTCGCTCCTATGAGTGCATGAGCGACTGCTCTGACATGTCCTCCTACCTGAGCAGGTGCCACTCCTGCAGGGTGGAGAGCGGCTGCTTCATGGTCTACGACCGTCCCAACTACATGGGAAACCAGTACTTCATGAGGAGGGGCGAGTACGCTGACTACATGAGCATGATGGGAATGAGAGACTGCATCAGGTCTTGCCGCATGATCCCCATG cacagaggcCAGTTCAGGATGAGGATCTACGAGAGGGAGAACTTCGGTGGTCAGATGCATGAGCTGATGGACGACTGCGACAACATCCAGGACCGCTATCGCATGTCCGACTGCCAGTCCTGCAACGTGATGGACGGCCACTGGCTGATGTACGAGCAGGCCAACTACAGAGGCAGGATGATGTACATGAGGCCCGGAGAGTACAGGAGCTTCAGGGACATGGGCATGAGTGGCACCAGGTTCATGAGCATGAGGCGTATCATGgacatgtaa